A stretch of the Comamonas testosteroni TK102 genome encodes the following:
- the purD gene encoding phosphoribosylamine--glycine ligase, whose protein sequence is MKILVIGGGGREHALAWKLAESPKATKVYVAPGNGGTALAGGKLENLDITDVKALREWAQAEKIAVTVVGPEAPLAAGVVDEFRAHGLKVFGPTKTAAQLESSKAFSKDFMARHSIPTAQYETFTDAVAAHAYVDRLGAPIVIKADGLAAGKGVVVAMSLQEAHDAVDFMLVDNKYGVQHNEGGARVVIEEFLEGEEASFIVLCDGKNVLALATSQDHKRLKDGDQGPNTGGMGAYSPAPVVTADVHARAMREIILPTIRGMEKDGVPYTGFLYAGLMIDKAGHLKTLEFNCRMGDPETQPIMMRLKSDLVDVMLAACEGKLDQLELQWDRRTALGVVMAAAGYPEDPRKGDVITGLPAAADDAMVFHAGTQLGDDGQPVTSGGRVLCVTVLADSVKQAQQKVYDVARGIHFDGAQYRRDIGFRAVKKAD, encoded by the coding sequence ATGAAAATTCTTGTGATTGGCGGCGGTGGCCGTGAGCACGCTCTGGCGTGGAAGTTGGCCGAATCGCCCAAGGCGACCAAGGTCTATGTGGCTCCCGGCAACGGTGGCACAGCCCTGGCTGGCGGCAAGCTGGAGAACCTCGACATCACCGATGTGAAGGCTCTGCGCGAATGGGCCCAGGCCGAAAAGATTGCCGTGACGGTGGTGGGGCCCGAGGCTCCGCTGGCGGCTGGTGTGGTCGATGAGTTCCGTGCCCACGGACTCAAGGTCTTCGGCCCGACCAAGACTGCAGCCCAGCTGGAGTCTTCCAAGGCCTTTTCCAAGGACTTCATGGCGCGCCACAGCATTCCCACGGCGCAATATGAAACCTTTACCGACGCCGTCGCGGCCCACGCCTATGTGGATCGTCTGGGCGCTCCCATCGTCATCAAGGCTGACGGCCTGGCTGCCGGCAAGGGCGTGGTGGTGGCCATGTCGCTGCAGGAAGCCCATGATGCCGTGGACTTCATGCTGGTGGACAACAAGTACGGTGTTCAGCACAACGAAGGCGGTGCACGCGTCGTGATCGAGGAGTTCCTCGAAGGCGAGGAAGCCAGCTTCATCGTGCTGTGCGACGGCAAGAACGTGCTGGCGCTGGCAACCAGCCAGGACCACAAGCGCCTCAAGGATGGCGACCAGGGTCCCAATACCGGGGGCATGGGCGCTTATTCGCCTGCGCCCGTGGTGACGGCCGATGTGCATGCCCGCGCCATGCGCGAGATCATCCTGCCCACCATCCGCGGCATGGAAAAGGACGGCGTGCCCTACACCGGCTTCCTGTACGCGGGCCTGATGATCGACAAGGCAGGCCATCTCAAGACGCTGGAATTCAACTGCCGCATGGGCGATCCGGAAACCCAGCCCATCATGATGCGCCTGAAGAGCGATCTGGTGGATGTGATGCTGGCTGCCTGCGAAGGCAAGCTGGATCAGCTGGAGCTGCAATGGGACCGCCGCACTGCATTGGGCGTGGTCATGGCTGCTGCCGGCTACCCCGAAGATCCGCGCAAGGGCGATGTCATCACGGGCCTGCCCGCCGCAGCCGACGATGCCATGGTCTTCCATGCCGGCACCCAGCTGGGCGACGACGGCCAGCCCGTGACCAGCGGTGGCCGCGTGCTGTGTGTGACCGTGCTGGCCGACAGTGTCAAGCAGGCGCAGCAGAAGGTATATGACGTGGCACGTGGCATCCATTTCGATGGTGCCCAGTATCGCCGCGACATCGGCTTCCGCGCTGTCAAGAAAGCCGACTGA
- a CDS encoding YebC/PmpR family DNA-binding transcriptional regulator, translating into MAGHSKWANIQHRKGRQDEKRGRIWTRIIREIMVAARQGGGDLSANPRLRLAVDKAKAANMPADNIKRNIDKATGNLDGVTYEEIRYEGYGIGGAAIIVDTMTDNRVRTVADVRHAFSKYGGNMGTEGSVAFQFKHVGQIMFAPGTDEEKVMEIALEAGAEDVITDDEGGIEVLTAPGDFEAVRDALQAAGFTADMAEVTMRPENTIALEGDDAARMQKLLDMIEDLDDVQDVYHNAEI; encoded by the coding sequence GTGGCAGGACACAGCAAATGGGCCAACATCCAGCACCGCAAGGGTCGTCAGGATGAAAAACGTGGCCGCATCTGGACGCGCATCATTCGTGAAATCATGGTTGCCGCCCGCCAGGGTGGGGGCGATCTGAGCGCCAACCCGCGTCTGCGTCTGGCGGTGGACAAGGCCAAGGCAGCCAATATGCCGGCCGACAATATCAAGCGCAATATCGACAAGGCCACGGGCAACCTCGACGGCGTGACCTACGAGGAAATCCGTTACGAAGGCTATGGCATCGGCGGCGCGGCCATCATTGTGGACACAATGACGGACAATCGCGTGCGTACGGTGGCCGATGTTCGCCACGCATTCAGCAAGTACGGCGGCAATATGGGTACCGAAGGCTCGGTGGCCTTCCAGTTCAAGCATGTGGGTCAAATCATGTTTGCCCCCGGTACGGACGAAGAAAAAGTCATGGAGATCGCGCTGGAAGCTGGTGCCGAGGATGTGATCACCGATGACGAAGGTGGCATCGAGGTGCTGACGGCTCCCGGCGACTTTGAAGCCGTGCGTGACGCACTGCAGGCCGCCGGCTTTACCGCCGACATGGCCGAGGTGACCATGCGCCCCGAAAATACAATCGCTCTCGAAGGCGATGATGCAGCTCGCATGCAGAAGCTGCTGGACATGATTGAAGACTTGGATGACGTTCAGGACGTCTACCACAACGCAGAAATATGA
- a CDS encoding helicase HerA-like C-terminal domain-containing protein translates to MASPLLIAQHSATECVLLPGLANRHGLITGATGTGKTVTLQKLAESFSQIGVPVFMADVKGDLSGISQAGKIEGKLAASLKDRGLALPQPLACPATLWDVFGEQGHPVRATISDMGPLLIGRMLNLNETQMGVLNLVFKIADDNGMLLLDLKDLRAMLNFVGDNAKQFTTQYGNISSASVGAIQRGLLTIESQGGDRFFGEPMLDINDLMQTDASGMGVINVLAADKLMNAPRLYSTFLLWLLSELFEQLPEIGDPEKPKLVFFFDEAHLLFNDAPKVLIERIELVVRLVRSKGVGVYFVTQNPLDVPDSVLGQLGNRVQHALRAFTPRDQKAVASAASTMRPNPGLDIAAAITELAVGEALISFLDEKGRPSVTERVFVIPPGSQLGPITAEQRKALIEGSLVAGVYEKAVDRESAFEILRGRTASAVPAKPGDAPAAAGAAAQGGATDSMMDGLKELLFGRTGPRGGQHDGLVQTMAKSTVRTVGNSLGKEILRGVLGGILGNKKR, encoded by the coding sequence ATGGCTTCACCCCTTTTGATTGCCCAGCACTCTGCCACAGAATGTGTACTGCTGCCCGGACTGGCCAATCGGCATGGCCTGATCACAGGCGCAACCGGCACCGGCAAGACCGTCACGCTGCAAAAACTGGCCGAAAGCTTCTCGCAGATCGGCGTGCCGGTTTTCATGGCCGACGTCAAAGGAGACCTGAGCGGCATCAGCCAGGCCGGCAAGATCGAAGGCAAGCTGGCAGCCTCGCTCAAGGATCGCGGCCTGGCCCTGCCCCAGCCCCTGGCCTGCCCGGCAACGCTATGGGATGTGTTCGGCGAGCAGGGCCACCCCGTACGCGCCACCATCTCGGACATGGGCCCTCTGCTCATCGGCCGCATGCTGAATCTGAACGAGACCCAGATGGGCGTGCTCAATCTGGTGTTCAAGATTGCCGACGACAACGGCATGCTGCTGCTGGACCTCAAGGATCTGCGCGCCATGCTGAACTTTGTGGGCGACAACGCCAAGCAGTTCACCACCCAGTACGGCAATATCAGCTCGGCCAGCGTGGGTGCCATACAGCGCGGCCTGCTGACCATCGAAAGCCAGGGCGGCGACCGCTTCTTCGGCGAGCCCATGCTCGACATCAACGACCTGATGCAGACCGATGCCAGCGGCATGGGCGTGATCAACGTGCTGGCGGCCGACAAGCTGATGAATGCCCCGCGCCTGTACTCGACCTTTTTGCTCTGGCTTCTGTCCGAACTGTTCGAGCAGTTGCCGGAAATCGGCGACCCCGAGAAGCCCAAGCTGGTGTTTTTCTTTGACGAGGCCCACCTGCTGTTCAACGATGCGCCCAAGGTGCTGATCGAGCGCATCGAGCTGGTCGTGCGCCTGGTGCGCTCCAAGGGCGTGGGCGTGTACTTCGTCACCCAGAACCCGCTGGACGTTCCCGACAGCGTGCTCGGCCAGTTGGGCAACCGTGTGCAGCACGCCTTGCGCGCCTTCACGCCGCGCGACCAGAAGGCCGTGGCCTCGGCCGCCTCCACCATGCGCCCCAATCCGGGCCTGGATATTGCCGCCGCCATCACCGAGCTGGCCGTGGGCGAAGCCCTGATCAGCTTCCTCGACGAAAAAGGCCGCCCCAGCGTGACCGAGCGTGTGTTCGTGATTCCGCCCGGCAGCCAGCTCGGCCCCATCACGGCCGAGCAGCGCAAGGCGCTGATCGAGGGCTCCCTGGTTGCCGGCGTCTATGAGAAAGCCGTGGACCGCGAATCGGCCTTCGAGATATTGCGCGGCCGTACTGCCAGCGCCGTGCCCGCCAAGCCCGGCGATGCGCCTGCTGCGGCCGGAGCGGCCGCGCAAGGCGGCGCCACGGACTCCATGATGGACGGACTCAAGGAGCTGCTGTTCGGCCGTACCGGCCCGCGCGGCGGCCAGCACGACGGTCTGGTGCAGACCATGGCCAAGTCCACGGTGCGCACCGTGGGCAACAGCCTGGGCAAGGAGATTCTGCGCGGCGTGCTGGGCGGCATTCTGGGCAACAAGAAGCGCTGA
- a CDS encoding methyl-accepting chemotaxis protein has protein sequence MQFNQWRVSTKLWCTLGGLLTMMLAVSLWNQHSSTQALQAGMQTLTDYDNRINLALQWKGATETTGERVLTSNMTTDEALTLRMDERVSEGVAVNGALQAQVIKLAQSDADKAALQKIAAVRAEVLALNKKAREIKLSGDIEAMRDFIRLQYLGAIGRYVASLQDFVKLQEQQRDAASLHLQQDQQKAIWLSWAVQALVLTAALGLALALTRSITHPLNEAVELTQAIAQGDLTVTASNNRHDEFGRLLSSVSTMAAQLRSLVSDVRTSVHSISTASAEIATGNHDLSARTEQTAANLEETAASMEQLTATVAQASDTARQANHLAGNAAQVAQRGGHVVQSVVSSMGRISDSAHRISDIIGVIDSIAFQTNILALNAAVEAARAGEQGRGFAVVAGEVRALAHRSAEAAKEIKALITTSVDAAQEGADQVSQAGRVMEEIVSSVGKVSDMIGEISASAMEQHDGISQVNQAVTNLDQMTQQNAALVEESTAAAVSLSDQAQRLTGMVSVFKVQAADRAPALTA, from the coding sequence ATGCAATTCAATCAATGGCGTGTATCCACCAAGCTGTGGTGCACTTTGGGCGGGCTTCTGACCATGATGCTGGCCGTCTCGCTATGGAACCAGCACTCGTCCACCCAGGCCCTGCAGGCCGGCATGCAGACCCTGACCGACTATGACAATCGCATCAATCTCGCCCTTCAGTGGAAAGGTGCCACCGAGACTACGGGCGAACGCGTGCTCACCAGCAATATGACCACCGACGAAGCGCTGACCCTGCGCATGGACGAGCGTGTCAGCGAAGGCGTGGCCGTCAATGGGGCGCTGCAGGCACAGGTCATCAAACTGGCTCAAAGCGATGCCGACAAGGCCGCCCTGCAGAAGATCGCAGCCGTGCGCGCCGAAGTTCTGGCGCTGAACAAGAAGGCGCGGGAGATCAAGCTGAGCGGCGATATCGAAGCCATGCGCGACTTCATCCGCCTGCAGTATCTGGGCGCCATCGGCCGTTATGTAGCTTCCCTGCAGGACTTTGTGAAGCTGCAGGAGCAGCAGCGCGACGCCGCCAGCCTTCACCTGCAGCAAGACCAGCAAAAAGCGATCTGGCTGTCCTGGGCGGTGCAGGCCCTGGTGCTGACTGCCGCACTGGGCCTGGCGCTGGCGCTGACCCGCTCGATTACCCACCCCCTGAATGAAGCCGTGGAGCTGACCCAGGCCATTGCACAGGGCGATCTCACGGTGACCGCCAGCAACAACCGCCATGACGAGTTCGGCCGCCTGCTGAGCTCCGTCTCGACCATGGCAGCCCAGCTACGCAGCCTGGTGAGCGATGTACGCACCAGCGTGCACTCCATCAGCACCGCCTCGGCCGAAATCGCCACCGGCAACCATGACCTGTCTGCACGCACCGAGCAGACCGCCGCCAATCTTGAGGAAACCGCGGCCAGCATGGAACAGCTGACCGCCACCGTCGCCCAGGCCTCGGACACCGCCCGCCAGGCCAACCATCTGGCAGGCAATGCCGCGCAGGTCGCTCAGCGCGGCGGCCATGTGGTGCAGTCCGTGGTCAGCAGCATGGGACGCATCAGCGACAGCGCACACCGCATCTCCGACATCATCGGCGTGATCGACTCCATCGCCTTCCAGACCAATATCCTGGCCCTCAACGCGGCGGTCGAGGCCGCGCGCGCCGGCGAACAAGGCCGAGGCTTTGCCGTGGTCGCCGGCGAAGTGCGCGCCCTGGCCCACCGCAGTGCCGAGGCGGCCAAGGAGATCAAGGCCCTCATCACCACCTCCGTGGACGCCGCCCAGGAAGGCGCAGACCAGGTCTCCCAGGCGGGGCGCGTGATGGAGGAAATCGTCAGCAGCGTCGGCAAGGTCTCGGACATGATTGGCGAGATCAGTGCCTCGGCCATGGAGCAGCATGACGGTATCAGCCAGGTCAACCAGGCCGTGACCAACCTGGACCAGATGACGCAGCAAAATGCCGCCCTGGTCGAGGAATCCACGGCGGCCGCTGTCTCGCTGAGCGACCAGGCCCAGCGCCTGACCGGCATGGTGTCCGTGTTCAAGGTCCAGGCTGCGGACAGGGCGCCGGCGCTGACGGCCTGA
- a CDS encoding enoyl-CoA hydratase-related protein gives MPHTSDDTLLTAGLSSFRLDLVDHIAHLVLNRPDAFNTLNPRFWQELDLVLDTLQRSGQSRALVISSTGRHFCAGMALETFADPAFAPNDRTPEGRAAIIDTLAQLQSTFNKIEALRMPVICAIQGACVGGGLDLVATACIRYASAESFFCVQEINIGMTADLGSLQRLPKLMPLGIVKELAYTGRRMTAQEAASHGLVNAVCDTPEATVTAALACAREIAAKPPVAIWGSKQVINYARDHSVSDSLQQMGWVQSGIWSNRHVMEAVSAMQAKRAGDFPPLEPLQAFAPALPPAGNYS, from the coding sequence ATGCCCCATACCTCTGACGACACCTTGCTGACCGCCGGTCTGAGCAGCTTTCGCCTGGACCTGGTCGACCATATCGCCCATCTGGTGCTCAACCGCCCCGATGCCTTCAACACCCTGAACCCCAGGTTCTGGCAGGAGCTGGACCTGGTGCTGGATACGCTGCAGCGCAGCGGCCAGTCGCGCGCGCTGGTGATCAGCAGCACGGGCAGGCATTTTTGCGCCGGCATGGCACTCGAGACCTTCGCCGACCCCGCCTTTGCGCCCAATGACCGCACGCCCGAGGGCCGCGCCGCCATCATCGACACCCTGGCCCAGCTGCAGTCCACCTTCAACAAGATCGAAGCCCTGCGCATGCCCGTGATCTGCGCCATCCAGGGCGCCTGCGTGGGAGGCGGTCTGGATCTGGTGGCCACGGCCTGCATACGCTATGCCAGCGCCGAGTCCTTTTTCTGCGTGCAGGAGATCAATATCGGCATGACCGCCGACCTGGGCAGCCTGCAGCGCCTGCCCAAGCTGATGCCGCTGGGCATCGTCAAGGAGCTGGCCTATACCGGCCGCCGCATGACTGCGCAGGAGGCAGCCAGTCACGGTCTGGTCAACGCTGTCTGCGACACGCCCGAAGCCACCGTCACGGCAGCTCTCGCCTGCGCGCGCGAAATTGCGGCCAAGCCGCCCGTGGCCATCTGGGGCAGCAAGCAGGTGATCAATTACGCGCGCGACCACAGCGTGAGCGACTCGCTGCAGCAAATGGGCTGGGTGCAGAGCGGCATCTGGAGCAACCGCCATGTCATGGAGGCCGTGAGTGCCATGCAGGCCAAGCGCGCCGGCGATTTCCCCCCGCTGGAGCCGCTGCAGGCGTTTGCACCAGCACTGCCTCCAGCGGGCAATTACTCCTGA
- a CDS encoding threo-3-hydroxy-L-aspartate ammonia-lyase, producing MSTNNAPLPTYDDVVAAAQRLQGVAHRTPVLTSRTMDEQLGARLFFKCENLQRIGAFKFRGAYNALAQFTPEQRKGGALAFSSGNHAQAIAQAAQLLDMPALIVMPEDAPASKMAATRGYGAQVVTYNRFTEDREAIADKLATERGMTLIPPYNHRDVIAGQGTAVKELLEEVPDLDYLFVCLGGGGLLSGSLLAANALAPQCKVIGVEPEAGNDVQQSLRAGHIVKIATPRTIADGAQTQAAGDLTFAIIQQRVNEVLTVNDEQLVQAMRFYAERMKIVVEPTGALSLAAAINGGLPLKGKRAGIVISGGNVDLERFASLLSE from the coding sequence ATGAGCACAAACAACGCCCCCCTGCCCACTTATGACGATGTCGTGGCCGCTGCCCAGCGCCTGCAGGGCGTCGCCCACCGCACGCCGGTGCTGACCAGCCGCACCATGGACGAACAGCTGGGTGCGCGCCTGTTCTTCAAATGCGAGAACCTGCAGCGCATAGGCGCCTTCAAGTTTCGCGGCGCCTACAACGCTCTGGCGCAGTTCACGCCCGAGCAGCGCAAGGGCGGCGCCCTGGCCTTTTCCTCCGGCAACCATGCCCAGGCCATTGCCCAGGCGGCCCAGTTGCTGGACATGCCGGCCCTGATCGTCATGCCCGAGGATGCACCAGCTTCCAAGATGGCGGCCACGCGCGGCTATGGCGCCCAGGTCGTCACCTACAACCGCTTCACCGAAGACCGCGAAGCCATCGCCGACAAGCTGGCGACCGAGCGCGGCATGACCCTGATCCCGCCCTACAACCACCGCGACGTGATCGCCGGCCAGGGCACGGCCGTCAAGGAACTGCTGGAGGAAGTGCCGGACCTGGACTATCTGTTTGTCTGCCTGGGCGGCGGCGGTCTGCTCTCGGGCAGTCTGCTGGCCGCCAACGCCCTGGCTCCGCAATGCAAGGTGATCGGCGTCGAGCCCGAAGCCGGCAACGATGTGCAGCAGTCGCTGCGTGCCGGCCATATCGTCAAGATTGCCACGCCGCGTACCATTGCCGACGGCGCCCAGACCCAGGCAGCGGGAGATCTGACCTTTGCCATCATCCAGCAGCGCGTGAACGAGGTGCTGACCGTTAACGACGAGCAATTGGTCCAGGCCATGCGCTTTTATGCCGAGCGTATGAAAATCGTGGTCGAACCCACGGGCGCGCTCTCGCTGGCTGCCGCCATCAACGGCGGTCTGCCGCTCAAGGGCAAGCGCGCGGGCATCGTGATCAGTGGCGGCAATGTGGATTTAGAGCGTTTTGCCAGCCTGCTGTCCGAGTGA
- the upp gene encoding uracil phosphoribosyltransferase has translation MSTLHLIDHPLVQHKLTLMRRKEASTNSFRRMLGELSTLMAYELTRDFPLQDIEIETPMEKMTGKVIDGKKLALVSILRAGNGFLDGMLNVVPGARIGHIGLYRDPETLKPVEYYYKMPENMGERDVIVVDPMLATGNSAVAAVQQLKDKSAPKSIKFMCLLAAPEGVKTMQAAHPDVDIYTAAVDRELDSHGYILPGLGDAGDRIFGTK, from the coding sequence ATGAGCACTTTGCATTTGATCGACCACCCTCTGGTCCAGCACAAACTGACACTGATGCGCCGCAAGGAAGCATCGACCAACAGCTTTCGCCGCATGCTGGGCGAGCTGTCCACCCTGATGGCCTATGAGCTGACGCGCGACTTCCCGCTGCAGGACATCGAGATCGAGACGCCCATGGAAAAAATGACGGGCAAGGTCATCGACGGCAAGAAGCTGGCCCTGGTCTCCATCCTGCGCGCCGGCAACGGCTTCCTGGATGGCATGCTCAACGTGGTGCCCGGCGCCCGTATCGGCCACATTGGCCTGTACCGCGACCCGGAGACGCTCAAGCCCGTCGAGTACTACTACAAGATGCCCGAAAACATGGGCGAGCGCGACGTGATTGTGGTCGACCCCATGCTGGCCACCGGCAACTCGGCCGTGGCGGCCGTGCAGCAGCTCAAGGACAAGAGCGCGCCCAAGTCCATCAAGTTCATGTGCCTGCTGGCCGCCCCCGAAGGTGTGAAGACCATGCAGGCCGCCCACCCCGACGTGGACATCTACACCGCCGCCGTGGACCGCGAACTGGACAGCCATGGCTACATCCTGCCCGGCCTGGGTGATGCGGGCGACCGTATCTTCGGCACCAAGTAA
- a CDS encoding DUF6817 domain-containing protein: MNQPWNQLDEALFERAKTLLDEEWLSRDADLAPLLPVVLERGVGQDWHKAGTFRHHLAGVARSLALWQQPRQVRQLGLLHSVYGNAFVDLVKFDAGNEREQLKSLVGEQAEHLVYLFCTMSRTQFVQKLLAGELGADGSLQIERNGPEPRETIRLTAYEVAVFAIVSMADSMEQWFSWQEDIYSRFPAVDHSRQQAVHWAASLWPGPMRPSSRMLSQISGLGRALQHPALKTRLPLPPVFANCSQLLSAGNEAAAVALYWSVIQLDQPLVDLDAATATLEQAVALNPWVGEPQMVLAQLYLSAGRSADAARAAESALQCFCSWGNAWDKRVQWDAWIAWTRILLQSARQDSWPARLDKLNNLALNQS; encoded by the coding sequence ATGAATCAGCCCTGGAATCAACTGGATGAGGCGCTGTTCGAACGCGCCAAGACCTTGCTGGACGAGGAATGGCTGAGCCGTGACGCCGATCTGGCGCCGCTGCTGCCTGTGGTGCTGGAGCGCGGTGTGGGCCAGGATTGGCACAAGGCCGGCACTTTTCGCCACCATCTGGCAGGTGTGGCGCGCTCTCTGGCGCTGTGGCAGCAACCCAGGCAGGTGCGCCAGCTGGGTCTGCTGCACAGTGTCTATGGCAATGCCTTTGTCGATCTGGTCAAGTTCGATGCCGGCAACGAGCGTGAGCAGCTCAAGAGCCTGGTCGGGGAGCAGGCCGAGCATCTGGTCTATCTGTTCTGCACCATGAGCCGTACCCAGTTTGTGCAAAAACTGCTGGCGGGCGAGCTGGGAGCCGACGGCAGCCTGCAGATCGAGCGCAACGGCCCCGAGCCGCGCGAGACCATCAGGCTCACCGCCTATGAAGTGGCTGTGTTCGCGATTGTCAGCATGGCCGACAGCATGGAGCAGTGGTTCAGCTGGCAGGAAGACATCTATTCGCGCTTCCCGGCCGTGGACCACAGTCGTCAGCAGGCCGTGCACTGGGCGGCGTCGCTGTGGCCCGGCCCCATGCGCCCCAGCAGCCGCATGCTCAGCCAGATCAGCGGCCTGGGCCGGGCGCTGCAGCATCCTGCGCTCAAGACCCGGCTGCCGCTGCCGCCTGTGTTTGCGAACTGCAGCCAGCTGCTGAGCGCTGGCAACGAGGCTGCGGCCGTGGCACTTTACTGGTCGGTGATTCAGCTCGATCAGCCGCTGGTCGATCTGGACGCTGCCACCGCCACGCTGGAGCAGGCCGTGGCCCTCAACCCCTGGGTGGGCGAGCCGCAGATGGTGCTGGCCCAGCTCTATCTGAGTGCGGGCCGCAGTGCCGATGCCGCCCGGGCCGCCGAGAGCGCGCTGCAGTGCTTTTGCAGCTGGGGCAATGCCTGGGACAAGCGCGTGCAGTGGGATGCCTGGATTGCCTGGACGCGTATCTTGCTGCAGTCGGCCCGGCAGGACAGCTGGCCTGCCCGGCTGGACAAGCTCAACAATCTGGCGCTGAATCAGAGTTGA
- a CDS encoding MetQ/NlpA family ABC transporter substrate-binding protein: MVHKRSLVKALAVAALVPAALLAQAQDLAVTVGVTAGPHAQIAEVAKQVAARQGLKVRLVEFGDFIQPNAALSTGDLDANIYQHQPFLDAQNKDRGYKLVPVAKAVNQQMGVYSRKVRKLADLKSGARVGIPNDPTNGSRALMVLAKQGLITLKADAGARASVLDITANPRKLRFVELEAAQLARALDDLDAAAVNSSYAVAAGLSPQGDSLALEDVNTPYVTVLIVTRAGHENSKGLQAFVKAYQSPEVKAFVEKTFKGAYTTAW; encoded by the coding sequence ATGGTGCACAAGCGTTCTCTCGTAAAAGCCCTGGCAGTTGCCGCCCTGGTACCTGCCGCATTGCTGGCCCAGGCCCAGGATCTGGCCGTGACCGTCGGCGTGACGGCCGGCCCCCACGCCCAGATTGCCGAAGTGGCCAAGCAGGTTGCGGCCAGGCAGGGCCTGAAGGTCAGGCTGGTGGAATTTGGCGACTTCATCCAGCCCAATGCGGCGCTGTCCACCGGCGATCTCGACGCCAACATCTACCAGCACCAGCCCTTCCTCGATGCCCAGAACAAGGACCGTGGCTACAAGCTGGTGCCCGTGGCCAAGGCCGTGAACCAGCAAATGGGCGTGTACTCCAGAAAGGTCAGGAAGCTGGCCGATCTCAAGAGTGGCGCGCGCGTGGGCATTCCCAACGATCCCACCAATGGCTCGCGTGCCCTGATGGTGCTGGCCAAGCAGGGATTGATCACGCTCAAGGCCGATGCCGGTGCGCGCGCCTCGGTGCTGGACATCACGGCCAACCCCAGAAAGCTCAGGTTTGTCGAGCTCGAAGCCGCCCAGCTGGCCCGCGCCCTTGATGATCTGGATGCCGCGGCCGTCAACAGCAGCTATGCCGTGGCAGCCGGCCTGTCCCCCCAGGGCGACTCGCTGGCGCTGGAAGATGTGAACACGCCTTATGTGACCGTGCTCATCGTCACGCGTGCCGGCCACGAAAACAGCAAAGGCTTGCAGGCCTTTGTGAAGGCCTACCAGTCACCCGAGGTCAAGGCCTTTGTGGAAAAGACCTTCAAGGGTGCCTACACAACTGCATGGTGA
- a CDS encoding type 1 glutamine amidotransferase domain-containing protein has protein sequence MPRRILHVVSNVAHYNDPAEPTGLWLSELSHAWEVFARQGYAQQLVSPLGGRSPLEPRSLKWPNRDATARAWLADAARMALLSKTAAPDALDAQDFDAIYFTGGHAVMWDFPSSQGLQRITRDIHERGGVVASVCHGYCGLLETRLSDGSLLVAGPRLTGFSWLEERLAGVAGKVPYNAEALMRQRGAQYEKACLPFVSKVVTDGRLVTGQNPQSARATALQVAQLPG, from the coding sequence ATGCCTCGTCGCATTCTTCACGTTGTCAGCAACGTCGCCCATTACAATGACCCTGCCGAGCCCACCGGACTGTGGCTGTCGGAACTCAGCCATGCCTGGGAAGTCTTTGCCAGGCAGGGTTATGCGCAGCAACTGGTCAGCCCGCTGGGCGGCCGCTCGCCGCTGGAGCCGCGCTCGCTGAAATGGCCGAACCGGGATGCCACGGCCAGGGCATGGCTCGCGGATGCAGCGCGCATGGCCCTGCTCTCCAAAACGGCCGCCCCTGATGCCTTGGACGCGCAAGACTTTGATGCCATTTATTTCACCGGCGGCCATGCCGTGATGTGGGACTTTCCATCCTCGCAGGGACTGCAGCGCATCACGCGCGACATCCATGAGCGCGGTGGCGTCGTTGCCTCGGTCTGCCACGGCTATTGCGGTCTGCTCGAAACCCGCCTGTCCGACGGCTCGCTGCTGGTCGCCGGACCCAGGCTGACAGGCTTTTCCTGGCTGGAGGAAAGGCTCGCCGGTGTGGCCGGCAAAGTGCCGTACAACGCCGAAGCGCTGATGCGCCAGCGCGGCGCCCAGTATGAGAAAGCCTGCCTGCCTTTTGTCTCCAAGGTCGTGACGGACGGCAGGTTGGTGACTGGGCAGAACCCGCAGTCGGCCCGGGCCACTGCCCTGCAGGTGGCTCAGTTGCCGGGCTGA